One window of Bacillus alkalicellulosilyticus genomic DNA carries:
- a CDS encoding TetR/AcrR family transcriptional regulator, translated as MVSVDRRILKTRESIKKAFFELMVQKDFESITIQLISEKANINRGTFYLHYLDKFDLLDKCIEEQFTELLRVCTAQGHDQTHVPTFESLLSTTEYFEEHFLFYSCMLNSKGMPSFRERMHQLMMKGIRDQLNMDDINKGLNKEILVQFMASAIVGIVEWWIYNKMPVPASELARELWFLLERNQIHK; from the coding sequence ATGGTATCCGTGGATCGCAGAATCTTAAAAACGCGAGAATCCATAAAAAAAGCCTTCTTTGAGCTCATGGTTCAAAAAGACTTTGAGAGTATTACAATTCAGCTCATATCGGAGAAGGCCAACATAAATCGGGGCACCTTTTATTTGCATTACTTGGATAAGTTTGATCTGCTAGACAAGTGCATCGAGGAACAATTTACTGAGTTACTGCGGGTCTGTACAGCACAAGGGCATGATCAGACGCATGTCCCTACCTTCGAGTCACTTCTCTCGACCACAGAGTATTTTGAAGAGCATTTCTTATTCTATTCTTGCATGTTGAACAGTAAAGGGATGCCTTCCTTTCGGGAGCGTATGCACCAATTAATGATGAAAGGCATTCGTGACCAGTTGAATATGGACGACATAAATAAAGGGCTAAATAAGGAAATCCTGGTTCAATTCATGGCATCAGCGATTGTAGGCATTGTGGAGTGGTGGATCTATAACAAAATGCCTGTCCCTGCAAGCGAACTGGCTCGAGAATTGTGGTTCCTGTTGGAAAGGAATCAAATCCACAAATAA
- a CDS encoding NADP-dependent oxidoreductase: protein MRAIVIHEYGNPDVLVEQEVSLPTCNENQVIVELHTGSVNPVDSNIRAGRVQEVFPVHTFPHVLGLDLAGIVREVGASVKHFKIGDRVFGLGSSGVYAEYAVAEEHQIAKLSPNHTFIEAGALPAVALTAWHSLFRFGELKVGERVLIHGGAGGVGHVAIQMAKLTGAYVIATASLRNHEFIRQLGADEVIDYANTDFSEEVRDVDMVLDFVVGLEQEKNCRVLKKGGRVVSIVTPAIADIAQAYGVEGKFVVVDPKRDELELIDQWVQEQKLKVHINEIFPLDESALRKAHRQIETKHTRGKLVIQIRN, encoded by the coding sequence ATGAGGGCAATAGTAATCCACGAGTATGGAAATCCAGACGTACTGGTAGAACAGGAAGTGTCATTACCAACATGTAACGAAAATCAGGTTATTGTTGAGTTGCATACCGGTTCCGTAAATCCTGTCGATAGTAACATTCGGGCAGGTCGAGTACAGGAGGTTTTTCCGGTACACACATTTCCGCATGTTCTAGGACTGGACCTTGCAGGCATAGTTAGGGAAGTGGGGGCCAGTGTGAAACATTTTAAGATAGGAGATAGGGTGTTCGGTTTGGGGAGTTCAGGGGTTTACGCTGAATACGCGGTTGCTGAAGAGCACCAAATCGCAAAGCTGTCTCCTAATCATACATTCATTGAAGCGGGGGCATTACCTGCCGTTGCGCTCACAGCTTGGCATTCATTGTTCCGTTTTGGGGAGTTGAAGGTAGGCGAACGGGTACTCATCCATGGAGGGGCAGGCGGTGTGGGGCATGTAGCGATTCAAATGGCCAAGTTAACAGGCGCCTATGTTATCGCAACAGCAAGCTTGAGAAATCATGAGTTTATTCGTCAATTAGGCGCGGATGAGGTAATTGATTACGCCAATACTGATTTCTCTGAAGAAGTTAGAGACGTGGATATGGTGCTTGATTTCGTTGTTGGACTTGAACAAGAGAAAAATTGTAGGGTACTGAAGAAAGGTGGCAGGGTGGTTTCAATTGTAACTCCAGCCATTGCGGACATCGCTCAAGCATACGGTGTCGAAGGTAAGTTTGTAGTTGTCGACCCGAAACGTGATGAACTGGAGCTGATTGATCAGTGGGTACAGGAGCAAAAGTTAAAAGTACACATAAACGAGATATTTCCTTTGGATGAGTCAGCCTTGCGCAAGGCGCATCGTCAAATTGAGACAAAACATACCAGGGGGAAACTAGTAATTCAAATTCGAAACTAA
- a CDS encoding GNAT family N-acetyltransferase, whose amino-acid sequence MKIEDIYSELPQLETERLILRKITMDDAESMFAYASKPEVTKFVTWDTHRTLLDTVDFIKFIESKYAKNEITPWGIELKETKTLIGTIDFVWWQPEHKVAEIGFALSPDYWKKGIMTEAASAVIRFGFTQMDLVRIQARCLTENLGSQKVLEKIGMTCEGVLRQSMFIKGKHCDIKLYSILTEKN is encoded by the coding sequence ATGAAAATTGAAGATATTTATAGTGAGCTTCCTCAGCTTGAAACAGAGCGGCTCATTTTACGGAAAATAACAATGGATGACGCTGAGTCAATGTTTGCTTATGCCTCCAAACCAGAGGTAACTAAATTTGTGACTTGGGATACACACCGAACCTTGCTTGATACGGTTGATTTTATTAAATTCATTGAAAGTAAGTATGCCAAAAACGAAATAACTCCTTGGGGTATCGAGCTTAAAGAAACAAAAACACTTATCGGTACGATTGATTTCGTCTGGTGGCAACCTGAACATAAAGTGGCTGAAATTGGCTTTGCCCTTTCCCCTGACTACTGGAAGAAAGGCATCATGACAGAAGCCGCCTCTGCCGTCATTCGCTTTGGTTTTACACAGATGGACCTTGTTCGTATTCAAGCGAGATGCCTGACCGAAAATCTTGGGTCGCAGAAAGTTCTTGAAAAGATAGGGATGACATGTGAAGGTGTCCTACGGCAAAGCATGTTTATAAAAGGAAAACACTGTGACATCAAACTATATTCTATACTTACAGAAAAAAACTAA
- a CDS encoding FUSC family protein — MKLGARIFKTGLAIVVAMYLAMFFGLEPPMFAALAATFAIQPSIYRSAQTILEQVQANVLGAVLAVIFVLTFGHDPFVIGVVVIIAIAIIMKLKLEATTIPLAIVTIIVIMESPADNFSEFAFYRFLLILVGVLSAFLVNLLFIPPRYETKLYYKIVENSEQINQWISLLLRKDADNNALKKDIGRLNEKMVKLENLYLLYKEERNYFLKNKYGKARKVVLFRQMIATSKKALFLLKNLERRDIEIQQLPDELLSILKDRVELLMAYHDRILLRYAGKVTGQANEEMLREITEGKAQLTDYFMELYHEEGVDRTYWLHSLPILTHVIEYEEKLERLDHLVDSFFTYHRDENKVQIRNPE, encoded by the coding sequence ATGAAGTTAGGTGCACGTATTTTCAAAACCGGTCTAGCCATTGTCGTTGCCATGTATTTAGCTATGTTTTTTGGACTTGAGCCTCCTATGTTTGCGGCTTTAGCAGCCACGTTTGCGATTCAGCCTTCGATATATCGAAGTGCGCAAACGATTCTTGAACAAGTACAAGCCAATGTTCTTGGGGCAGTGCTAGCAGTGATTTTTGTATTAACCTTTGGACACGACCCGTTTGTAATTGGGGTCGTCGTTATTATCGCGATTGCAATTATTATGAAGTTGAAGCTTGAAGCAACAACGATTCCGCTTGCGATCGTCACAATTATTGTCATCATGGAAAGCCCTGCAGATAATTTTAGCGAGTTTGCTTTTTATCGTTTCTTGTTAATTTTAGTTGGAGTGTTATCGGCATTTTTAGTCAATCTTTTATTCATTCCACCTCGTTATGAAACGAAGCTATACTATAAAATTGTTGAAAACAGCGAACAAATTAACCAATGGATATCCTTGCTTCTTCGGAAAGATGCAGACAACAATGCTTTGAAAAAAGACATTGGTCGCCTTAACGAGAAGATGGTCAAACTCGAAAACCTTTACCTTCTTTATAAAGAGGAACGAAATTACTTTTTAAAAAATAAATACGGAAAAGCGCGCAAGGTTGTGTTATTCAGACAAATGATCGCGACCTCGAAAAAAGCACTCTTCCTCTTAAAAAATCTAGAACGACGTGACATTGAAATACAGCAATTACCAGATGAACTGCTATCGATTTTAAAAGACAGGGTAGAATTGCTGATGGCCTATCATGACCGGATTTTACTTCGTTACGCCGGTAAGGTAACCGGCCAAGCCAATGAAGAAATGCTAAGAGAAATTACAGAAGGAAAAGCTCAACTGACAGATTATTTCATGGAGCTTTATCATGAGGAAGGCGTAGACCGAACATATTGGCTTCATAGCCTCCCGATCCTTACGCACGTCATCGAATATGAGGAAAAGCTTGAGCGCCTGGACCATTTAGTTGATTCCTTTTTTACGTATCATCGTGATGAGAACAAAGTACAAATCCGCAATCCCGAGTAA
- the chrA gene encoding chromate efflux transporter → MEKPSLWTIFWTYILIGLQGWGGPAAQIQIIHEHAVEKKKWIDNDRFRDAFAVCGMLPGPEAAELCMYVGYRQRGYVGGFLAGLGFMLPNFFLITVLAWAYFQYAATSEIAQGLLYGVKPAMVAIVLFSLYRISNKFGVLQDRKKLLITILMITLAFITQFDLILLLLVMGFVYMIISRSTNNSALSVNSLPLIVGASVATASIPTNLSLLFLKIGALSFGGAYTVLALLQFEAVDNFGWLTTEQYIDGLAINELTPGPTIMVAAFVGFAAYGFWGATLATFFIFLPAFLLVLIGAPYFDKIRENKKLTVYLAGVSAAVVGLIASFLIRLSLDVFHDIGSIAIAIIMLVLLFKFKWQIWKVFIVALAIGSSLILLNLI, encoded by the coding sequence ATGGAGAAACCTAGTTTATGGACTATCTTTTGGACTTATATCCTTATCGGATTACAAGGATGGGGTGGGCCTGCTGCACAAATTCAAATCATTCACGAGCATGCTGTAGAAAAGAAAAAATGGATTGACAACGACCGCTTCCGAGATGCCTTTGCTGTTTGTGGGATGTTACCAGGACCTGAGGCAGCTGAACTTTGCATGTATGTCGGATATAGACAACGTGGTTATGTTGGTGGGTTTTTAGCTGGACTTGGCTTTATGTTGCCTAACTTCTTTTTAATAACGGTTTTAGCTTGGGCTTACTTTCAATATGCAGCCACTTCTGAAATCGCTCAAGGTTTATTATATGGTGTTAAGCCAGCGATGGTGGCGATTGTATTATTTAGCCTTTACCGTATCTCAAACAAATTTGGAGTGCTACAAGACCGAAAAAAACTATTGATTACGATTCTCATGATAACCTTAGCATTTATTACTCAATTTGATTTAATTCTATTACTTCTAGTGATGGGATTTGTGTATATGATAATCAGTCGTTCAACAAATAATTCCGCGCTAAGCGTGAACAGTCTGCCATTAATAGTAGGAGCATCCGTCGCGACTGCTTCTATACCAACTAACCTTTCTCTTTTATTCTTAAAGATTGGAGCGTTGAGCTTTGGTGGAGCTTATACGGTGTTAGCTCTTTTGCAATTTGAAGCCGTTGATAATTTTGGATGGCTCACAACAGAACAGTATATTGATGGATTAGCCATTAACGAACTTACACCTGGTCCAACTATTATGGTAGCGGCGTTTGTTGGATTCGCCGCCTATGGTTTTTGGGGAGCCACACTAGCAACCTTTTTTATCTTTTTGCCAGCCTTTTTATTAGTACTAATAGGTGCTCCTTATTTCGATAAAATAAGAGAAAACAAAAAGCTAACCGTTTACTTAGCAGGAGTGAGTGCCGCTGTCGTTGGTCTTATCGCAAGTTTTCTAATTCGATTATCGTTAGATGTCTTTCATGATATCGGAAGCATTGCCATTGCCATCATCATGCTTGTGTTGTTGTTCAAATTCAAATGGCAAATATGGAAGGTGTTCATTGTTGCCCTAGCTATAGGAAGCTCGCTTATCTTACTGAACCTTATTTAA
- a CDS encoding chromate resistance protein ChrB domain-containing protein has translation MKWVTWKNIGVDRMACGWLIKNFIDQDAEFFFIPEGEQTIPEGTKGFDIPGAEFSHRDGRCSFYSLLEDYSLEDAILKEMAQIVDEADTVKEVFLEPVAPGLDFICDGISLCSKDDDEALEKGFIIYDALYAMISGRE, from the coding sequence ATGAAGTGGGTTACATGGAAAAACATCGGAGTCGACCGAATGGCTTGTGGATGGCTCATTAAAAATTTTATTGATCAGGATGCGGAATTTTTTTTCATACCTGAAGGAGAACAGACGATTCCTGAAGGAACAAAGGGGTTTGACATCCCTGGGGCAGAGTTTTCTCATAGAGACGGTCGATGTTCATTTTATTCTCTTCTCGAGGATTACAGCTTAGAAGATGCCATTCTAAAAGAAATGGCCCAAATTGTGGATGAAGCAGATACAGTAAAAGAAGTATTTTTGGAACCTGTCGCACCTGGGCTTGATTTTATTTGTGATGGGATTAGCTTATGTAGCAAAGATGATGATGAAGCGTTGGAAAAAGGGTTCATTATTTATGATGCTTTATATGCAATGATAAGTGGGAGAGAATAA
- a CDS encoding Chromate resistance protein ChrB — protein sequence MSNWLHLTYKMPRKPSSPRVKIWRKLKSLGSIQLHDAIWLLPNTPYTYEQFQWLTVEIKELGGEATMWQSQLLFGMSHEDLQHLFIELVNESYMELLKQVDEGSNDLVSLAKKYQRIRKTDYFKSPLEVAVREKLIEKRSGQT from the coding sequence ATGAGTAACTGGTTACACCTCACTTATAAAATGCCAAGAAAACCCAGTTCTCCTCGAGTAAAAATCTGGAGGAAACTAAAAAGCCTGGGTTCGATTCAATTACATGATGCAATATGGCTTCTACCAAACACCCCTTATACATATGAACAATTTCAATGGTTAACTGTCGAGATTAAGGAGCTAGGAGGAGAAGCGACGATGTGGCAGTCTCAGCTTCTCTTTGGAATGTCTCATGAAGATTTACAGCATTTATTTATTGAGCTAGTGAATGAAAGTTATATGGAGCTTTTAAAACAGGTAGATGAAGGAAGCAATGATTTGGTTTCTCTGGCTAAGAAGTATCAACGGATTAGGAAAACGGATTACTTCAAGTCCCCATTGGAAGTAGCTGTACGTGAGAAACTAATTGAAAAAAGGAGTGGTCAAACATGA
- the bioW gene encoding 6-carboxyhexanoate--CoA ligase, whose translation MDNSRFYSVRMRASENQSHEKGGKHISGGELISSYQDLKKSVDFLLEKALTHSRGKPDFLQIQCELIDQPITQVPPLTVKTIEVSSVEEGQQKARKLLEQAGVSKQVIEKAYAQIPDEAVRGAILIDCHTGKRIDGRKDRGVRVSRMDWERVNFEKWVKAKALPLNQRIKEALVLATKVSTHQATVAELCWSDDPEYVTGYVASKTLGYQRITKLKPYGDERGCRIFFVDTSYDLDTYITYLEKQPMFIQWEEDDVTRPNRKK comes from the coding sequence ATGGACAATAGTAGATTTTATAGTGTGAGAATGAGAGCGTCTGAGAATCAATCACATGAAAAGGGAGGGAAACATATTTCTGGAGGAGAGCTCATCTCTTCTTATCAAGACCTCAAAAAGTCAGTTGATTTTTTACTAGAAAAGGCACTAACCCACTCAAGAGGAAAACCTGATTTCTTGCAAATTCAGTGTGAGTTGATTGACCAACCGATTACCCAAGTTCCACCCCTTACTGTAAAAACAATTGAAGTGTCTTCTGTTGAAGAAGGTCAACAAAAGGCAAGGAAGTTACTTGAACAAGCCGGAGTCTCAAAACAGGTCATTGAAAAAGCCTATGCGCAAATTCCTGATGAAGCTGTCAGAGGAGCTATTTTAATAGACTGTCATACAGGAAAGCGAATCGATGGAAGAAAAGACCGAGGCGTTCGTGTTTCAAGAATGGATTGGGAACGAGTGAATTTTGAAAAATGGGTGAAAGCAAAGGCACTGCCACTCAATCAAAGAATAAAAGAAGCGCTTGTGCTTGCGACTAAAGTGTCAACTCATCAAGCCACAGTTGCAGAATTATGCTGGTCTGATGACCCCGAGTATGTGACAGGCTATGTCGCTAGTAAAACATTAGGATATCAACGAATTACAAAGCTAAAACCGTACGGTGATGAGAGAGGTTGCCGCATTTTTTTTGTGGATACGTCCTATGACCTCGATACATATATAACATATTTAGAAAAACAACCAATGTTCATTCAGTGGGAGGAAGATGATGTCACAAGACCTAATCGAAAAAAGTAG
- the bioA gene encoding adenosylmethionine--8-amino-7-oxononanoate transaminase, translating to MSQDLIEKSRKYLWLPFTQMKDYDEHPLIIESGEGIKVKDVNGKEYYDGFSSVWLNVHGHRKQELDDAIKRQLEKIAHSTLLGMTNIPATELAERLVALSPEKLTRVFYSDSGAEAMEIALKMAFQYWKNIGRPEKQKFISMQNGYHGDTIGAVSVGSIDLFHHVYGPLMFDSFKAPIPYVYRSESNKPEVCRDDCLKQLEHLLIEHHDTIAALSIESMVQGAAGMIVMPEGFLSGVRKLCTKYEVLMIVDEVATGFGRTGKMFACEHEGVQPDLMAAGKGITGGYLPIAVTFTTEEIYQAFYDDYSTLKTFFHGHSYTGNQLGCAVAIENLRLFEQDQIIKQVTQKAQILHELLQPLMELAHVGDIRQLGFMCGIELVQSKETKESFPKTGRIGYQVSLKMRELGMLTRPMGDVLVFMPPLVSTAEELQAMVNIIKRAIEEVTEREL from the coding sequence ATGTCACAAGACCTAATCGAAAAAAGTAGAAAATATTTATGGCTACCGTTTACTCAAATGAAAGATTATGATGAACATCCATTAATTATTGAAAGTGGAGAAGGAATCAAAGTAAAGGATGTGAACGGCAAGGAATATTATGATGGCTTTTCCTCAGTATGGTTAAATGTCCATGGCCACCGAAAACAAGAGTTAGACGATGCAATTAAACGACAGCTTGAAAAGATTGCTCATTCCACATTGTTGGGAATGACAAATATACCAGCAACCGAGCTTGCAGAACGACTTGTTGCACTTTCGCCTGAAAAGCTAACAAGAGTTTTCTATTCTGATAGTGGTGCTGAAGCGATGGAAATCGCCTTAAAGATGGCCTTTCAATATTGGAAGAATATCGGAAGGCCTGAGAAGCAAAAGTTCATCTCGATGCAAAATGGCTATCACGGCGATACGATCGGGGCAGTCAGTGTCGGTTCGATTGACCTTTTTCACCATGTGTATGGGCCATTAATGTTTGATAGTTTTAAAGCTCCAATTCCATATGTTTATCGTTCTGAAAGCAATAAACCTGAGGTTTGTAGGGATGATTGCTTAAAGCAGTTAGAGCATCTGTTAATTGAACACCACGATACCATTGCCGCACTCTCGATAGAATCAATGGTCCAAGGCGCTGCTGGAATGATCGTCATGCCTGAGGGGTTTTTATCCGGTGTTCGAAAGCTATGTACAAAATACGAGGTTCTTATGATTGTCGATGAAGTTGCGACAGGATTTGGTCGCACCGGAAAAATGTTTGCATGTGAGCATGAAGGCGTTCAGCCGGATTTAATGGCGGCTGGAAAAGGAATCACAGGAGGATATTTACCGATAGCTGTTACGTTTACGACAGAAGAAATCTATCAAGCGTTTTATGATGATTACAGCACATTAAAGACCTTTTTTCACGGTCATTCCTATACAGGAAATCAGCTTGGCTGTGCTGTGGCTATTGAGAATTTACGCTTATTTGAACAAGACCAAATTATCAAACAGGTTACTCAAAAGGCACAAATTTTACACGAGTTGTTGCAACCGTTAATGGAGTTGGCACATGTAGGTGACATTAGACAGTTAGGATTCATGTGTGGGATTGAGCTTGTTCAATCAAAAGAAACAAAAGAGAGTTTTCCCAAAACAGGAAGAATCGGCTATCAGGTGTCGTTAAAAATGAGAGAGCTCGGAATGCTAACAAGACCGATGGGGGATGTACTGGTCTTCATGCCACCGTTAGTCAGTACAGCAGAAGAACTTCAAGCCATGGTCAACATTATAAAACGAGCGATTGAAGAGGTTACAGAACGTGAGCTTTGA